In the Sarcophilus harrisii chromosome 3, mSarHar1.11, whole genome shotgun sequence genome, one interval contains:
- the FAM167B gene encoding protein FAM167B → MALGSLAFGALGEEEEQEEETLDSLKALTAKLKLQTRRPSYLEWTARVQSQAWRRGQTRADLGEPGARTICGFHTLDDALQWLREELRQMQAQDRELAGQLLRLRSRMHQLKVEQICRQHQELLDAAELEAEAEGMGFGEAAELLSPDSLRAPRLLAPSLRDIGLTRMNISTRRFTLC, encoded by the exons ATGGCTTTGGGGTCCCTGGCGTTTGGGGCTCtgggtgaggaggaagagcaagAGGAGGAGACCCTGGACAGCTTGAAGGCACTCACTGCCAAACTAAAGCTGCAGACCAGAAGGCCCTCCTACCTGGAGTGGACAGCCAGGGTCCAAAGCCAAGCCTGGCGCCGAGGCCAGACCAGGGCTGACCTAGGGGAACCAGGCGCAAGGACCATCTGTGGTTTCCACACTCTGGATGACGCCTTGCAGTGGCTCAGAGAGGAGCTG AGGCAGATGCAGGCCCAGGATCGGGAGCTGGCAGGGCAGCTGTTGCGCCTCCGGTCCCGCATGCACCAGCTGAAGGTGGAGCAGATCTGCAGGCAGCACCAGGAGCTGTTGGACGCTGCTGAACTGGAGGCCGAGGCCGAGGGGATGGGCTTCGGGGAGGCGGCAGAGCTGCTGAGCCCAGACTCCCTGCGGGCCCCTCGCCTGCTGGCTCCCTCGCTCAGGGACATTGGTCTCACCCGGATGAACATCAGCACTCGTCGCTTCACCCTTTGCTAA